In Agrobacterium tumefaciens, one genomic interval encodes:
- a CDS encoding efflux RND transporter periplasmic adaptor subunit, whose amino-acid sequence MKRKLVVTAAAVLALAAGGAAALLLPAQAPEAKAADPRTLAPLVNLATARLPGNSSSSFTGTVGARVQSNLGFRVPGKIVERFVDVGEQVSAGQPLMRLDETDLRLALTAKRNAVIAAQATFVQAKADEKRFAVLVKTSAASTQQYERSKALLDTATAQLAAAQADADVAENEAKYAVLVADADGTIVETLGEPGQVVTAGQPVVRLAKSGPREAIVWLPETMRPEIGVQASASVYGRNNVEKAELRQISDSADQHTRTYETRWVLEGGAANAPLGATVTIEIENRDVQNHAELPIGALLDDGTRTGVWVIDQQSSVVKFRDVNVERVGEENVIVTNVKPGEQVVALGAHLLKDGAQVRNSIGTKEAAN is encoded by the coding sequence ATGAAACGGAAACTTGTTGTCACTGCAGCAGCAGTGCTGGCGCTGGCCGCAGGCGGAGCCGCAGCACTGCTGCTTCCGGCGCAGGCACCCGAGGCAAAGGCTGCCGATCCCCGGACCTTGGCGCCACTGGTCAACCTCGCGACGGCCAGGCTCCCTGGTAATTCGAGCAGCAGCTTTACCGGAACCGTTGGTGCCAGGGTCCAGAGCAATCTCGGCTTTCGCGTTCCCGGAAAGATCGTTGAACGTTTTGTCGACGTCGGGGAGCAGGTAAGCGCCGGCCAGCCATTGATGAGGCTTGACGAGACCGATCTTCGCCTTGCTCTGACCGCCAAGCGAAACGCTGTCATCGCAGCACAGGCGACGTTTGTTCAAGCGAAAGCCGATGAGAAACGCTTTGCCGTGCTGGTGAAGACCTCTGCCGCCTCGACGCAGCAATATGAACGATCGAAGGCCCTGCTGGATACGGCGACGGCACAGTTGGCCGCCGCTCAGGCTGACGCAGATGTCGCGGAAAACGAAGCAAAATATGCGGTTCTTGTTGCCGATGCAGATGGAACCATTGTCGAGACGCTCGGGGAGCCGGGCCAGGTGGTAACCGCCGGGCAGCCGGTTGTGCGGCTCGCGAAGTCTGGTCCGCGCGAAGCAATTGTCTGGCTCCCTGAAACCATGCGCCCTGAAATCGGGGTTCAGGCTTCTGCATCGGTGTACGGCAGAAATAATGTGGAGAAGGCCGAGCTGCGCCAGATCTCCGATTCTGCCGATCAGCATACCCGCACCTATGAAACGCGTTGGGTGCTTGAAGGGGGGGCTGCGAATGCGCCCCTGGGGGCGACCGTTACCATCGAAATCGAGAACAGGGATGTGCAGAATCATGCCGAACTGCCGATAGGCGCCCTGTTGGATGACGGGACGCGGACAGGCGTCTGGGTGATCGATCAGCAATCGTCTGTCGTGAAGTTTCGTGATGTGAACGTGGAGCGGGTGGGCGAAGAGAATGTGATCGTGACTAACGTCAAGCCGGGAGAGCAGGTCGTTGCGCTTGGCGCACATCTTCTGAAGGATGGAGCGCAAGTTCGCAACAGCATTGGGACAAAAGAGGCGGCAAACTGA
- a CDS encoding type II toxin-antitoxin system VapC family toxin codes for MILVDSSIWIDHFRHGGSELTKIIGDDQLLCHPFVVGELALGSLRDRDAVLAFLAAQREAVVATHAEVMTVIDRYSVFSMGIGYTDVHLLTSTLLDQRSSLWTRDNRLAAAAQKVGAALYPSANIPH; via the coding sequence GTGATCCTTGTCGACAGCTCAATCTGGATTGATCATTTTCGACACGGCGGCTCGGAGTTGACCAAAATCATCGGAGATGATCAGTTGCTTTGCCACCCGTTCGTTGTCGGCGAGCTGGCTCTGGGCAGTCTGCGAGATCGGGATGCGGTACTAGCGTTTCTCGCAGCTCAGCGTGAGGCAGTCGTCGCGACACATGCAGAGGTGATGACCGTCATTGACCGCTATTCGGTATTCAGCATGGGAATCGGCTATACTGATGTCCATCTGTTGACCTCAACCCTCCTCGATCAACGATCAAGCTTGTGGACGAGGGATAACCGCCTCGCGGCTGCGGCTCAGAAGGTTGGCGCGGCGCTTTATCCTTCCGCGAATATTCCTCACTAG
- a CDS encoding efflux RND transporter permease subunit has translation MNLNLSALAVRERAVTLFFIVLLSLAGVYAFVKLGRAEDPSFTIKTLTVTTVWPGATAREMQDLVAEPLEKRIQELAWYDRVETTTRPGFAYLTVTLKDNTPPRAVAEEFYQARKKLGDEARNLPQGVLGPFVNDEYSDVSFGLYALKAQGMPMRDLVREAEKIRQDMLHVPGVKKINILGEQPEQIFVEFSYEKLATLGISPQDIAAALQRRNTVTPAGSIDTQGPQVFIRLDGAYDSVQSIADTPIVASGRAFKLSDIAEVRRGYQEPASYVIRHDGEPAIMLGVVMQQGWNGLELGKALEQRSGQIAQSLPLGITLTKVSDQAVNIDAAVGEFMVKFAMALGVVLFVSLIALGWRVGIVVALAVPLTLAVVFIIMLETGRFFDRITLGALILALGLLVDDAIIAIEVMVVKMEEGMDRIKAAAYAWSHTAAPMLSGTLVTIIGLMPVGFAASAAGEYAGNIFWIVGFALIVSWFVAVIFTPYLGVKLLPDIKPVAGGHHAIYDTPNYRRLRGAIEFTVKHKFLTCAVVGIVMALSVVGMGAVKQQFFPTSDRPEVLVEVRMPEGTSIETTTATVKKLEAWLKQQPETKIATSYIGQGAPRFFFAMAPELPDPAFAKIVVLTSDAHEREVLKLRLREAIAQGLAPEAFVRVTQLVFGPYTPFPVEFRIKGPDAEELYKISEQALALMSSVPDVRNANRDWGNRTPVVRFVPDQDRLNLIGMSSAEAAQQIQLLLSGVPVTQVRENIRNVPVVARSAGEIRLDPARLADFSLVTRDGRAIPLDQIGHTEVRFEEPILKRRDRTPVVTVRSDINEATQPPEVSLQVMTSLQPLIASMPAGYTIEMGGNIEESLKANTALVKVFPLMIAATLIVIILQVRSLSTMTMVMLTAPLGLAGVVPTLILFNQPFGFNAILGLIGLAGILMRNTLILTEQIKENKAAGLDDYHAVIEATVQRTRPVILTALAAVLAFIPLTHSVFWGSMAYTLIGGTAVGTLIILLFLPALYAAWFRVKPPKAEMHPT, from the coding sequence ATGAACCTCAATCTGTCCGCCCTTGCGGTTCGCGAACGCGCCGTCACGCTGTTCTTTATCGTCCTTCTGTCGCTTGCTGGCGTCTATGCCTTCGTCAAGCTGGGACGCGCTGAAGATCCCTCTTTTACCATCAAGACGTTGACGGTCACGACTGTCTGGCCGGGCGCAACCGCGCGCGAGATGCAGGATCTCGTCGCCGAGCCGCTGGAGAAGCGCATTCAGGAATTGGCCTGGTACGACCGGGTCGAGACAACGACGCGCCCCGGCTTTGCCTATCTTACCGTCACGCTCAAGGACAATACGCCGCCACGCGCTGTCGCCGAAGAATTTTATCAGGCGCGCAAGAAGCTCGGCGATGAAGCCAGAAACCTGCCGCAGGGTGTTCTGGGACCGTTCGTGAACGACGAATATTCCGACGTCAGCTTCGGCCTTTACGCTCTCAAGGCGCAGGGCATGCCGATGCGCGATCTCGTCCGGGAAGCGGAAAAGATCAGGCAGGACATGCTTCATGTTCCCGGCGTGAAGAAGATCAACATTCTCGGCGAACAGCCGGAGCAGATATTCGTAGAGTTCTCCTATGAGAAGCTCGCCACGCTCGGCATATCACCTCAGGACATTGCCGCAGCGCTTCAACGGCGCAATACCGTTACGCCCGCTGGCTCGATAGATACGCAGGGTCCGCAGGTCTTCATTCGTCTCGACGGTGCCTATGACAGTGTTCAGTCTATCGCTGATACGCCCATCGTCGCTTCCGGCCGTGCGTTCAAGCTTTCCGATATTGCTGAGGTACGCCGGGGTTATCAGGAGCCGGCAAGCTATGTCATCCGTCATGACGGCGAGCCGGCCATCATGCTTGGCGTGGTCATGCAGCAGGGCTGGAATGGTCTGGAGCTTGGCAAGGCGTTAGAGCAACGCTCCGGCCAGATTGCACAGTCATTACCCCTTGGCATAACACTGACGAAGGTCAGCGATCAGGCCGTCAACATTGACGCGGCGGTGGGTGAATTCATGGTGAAGTTCGCCATGGCCCTCGGCGTCGTGCTCTTCGTCAGTCTCATTGCGCTCGGCTGGCGGGTGGGCATCGTTGTGGCTCTGGCCGTTCCGCTGACGCTCGCTGTGGTCTTCATCATCATGCTCGAGACGGGGCGGTTCTTCGACCGCATCACGCTCGGTGCATTGATCCTCGCACTTGGCCTGCTTGTCGATGACGCCATCATCGCCATCGAGGTGATGGTCGTGAAAATGGAAGAGGGCATGGACCGCATCAAGGCGGCTGCCTATGCCTGGAGCCATACAGCGGCACCGATGCTGTCGGGCACGCTTGTGACCATTATCGGCTTGATGCCGGTCGGTTTCGCCGCCTCTGCGGCGGGTGAATATGCCGGCAATATCTTCTGGATCGTCGGTTTCGCACTGATTGTTTCCTGGTTCGTGGCGGTGATCTTTACGCCCTATCTCGGTGTAAAGCTGTTGCCCGATATCAAGCCGGTGGCAGGCGGTCATCATGCGATTTACGATACGCCGAACTACAGACGCCTGCGCGGTGCGATTGAATTCACCGTCAAGCACAAGTTCCTGACCTGTGCCGTGGTCGGCATCGTCATGGCGCTCTCGGTCGTCGGTATGGGTGCGGTGAAGCAGCAGTTCTTCCCCACATCGGACCGCCCTGAGGTTCTCGTCGAAGTCCGCATGCCAGAAGGCACGAGCATCGAAACGACGACAGCCACGGTCAAGAAGCTCGAGGCCTGGTTGAAGCAGCAGCCCGAAACGAAGATCGCGACCAGTTACATCGGCCAGGGTGCGCCCCGCTTCTTCTTCGCCATGGCGCCCGAACTGCCCGATCCTGCCTTTGCGAAGATCGTTGTGCTGACATCCGACGCCCACGAGCGTGAGGTGCTGAAACTTCGTCTGCGGGAAGCCATTGCGCAAGGGCTGGCGCCCGAGGCATTCGTGCGCGTCACGCAACTCGTCTTTGGCCCGTACACGCCATTCCCCGTCGAGTTTCGGATCAAAGGACCGGACGCGGAAGAGCTGTACAAAATCTCCGAGCAGGCACTTGCTCTCATGAGCTCTGTACCTGACGTCAGAAATGCCAACCGCGATTGGGGTAACCGCACACCCGTCGTCCGGTTCGTTCCTGATCAGGATCGCCTGAACCTCATCGGCATGTCGTCCGCCGAGGCTGCCCAGCAGATACAGCTCCTGCTGAGTGGTGTTCCCGTCACGCAAGTTCGTGAGAACATCCGAAACGTTCCTGTCGTGGCGAGAAGTGCCGGTGAAATCCGCCTCGATCCTGCAAGGCTAGCCGACTTCTCGCTCGTGACAAGAGACGGCCGTGCGATCCCGCTCGATCAGATCGGCCACACGGAGGTGCGCTTCGAAGAGCCGATCCTCAAGCGTCGTGACAGAACGCCTGTGGTGACGGTCCGATCCGACATTAACGAGGCGACCCAACCGCCGGAGGTTTCGCTACAGGTGATGACCTCTCTTCAGCCGCTCATTGCATCTATGCCCGCTGGCTACACGATCGAGATGGGTGGCAATATAGAGGAATCACTCAAGGCGAATACTGCCCTGGTGAAGGTGTTCCCACTGATGATCGCAGCGACCCTGATCGTCATCATCCTTCAGGTCCGCAGCCTGTCGACGATGACGATGGTGATGCTGACGGCACCGCTCGGTCTTGCAGGCGTCGTGCCGACCCTGATCCTGTTCAACCAGCCTTTCGGTTTTAACGCGATCCTGGGTCTTATCGGCCTGGCGGGCATCCTCATGCGCAACACGTTGATCCTCACCGAGCAGATCAAGGAGAACAAGGCTGCGGGTCTGGACGACTATCATGCCGTGATTGAGGCTACGGTGCAGCGAACGAGGCCCGTCATCCTGACAGCGCTTGCCGCGGTCCTCGCCTTCATTCCTCTCACGCATTCGGTTTTCTGGGGTTCGATGGCCTACACGCTTATCGGCGGAACGGCGGTGGGCACGCTCATCATCCTGCTCTTCCTGCCGGCACTCTATGCTGCATGGTTCCGCGTCAAGCCGCCCAAGGCAGAAATGCATCCGACGTAG
- a CDS encoding TetR/AcrR family transcriptional regulator, protein MRVSRVQAEENRERVINVASRLFREHGFDGIGLKDLMKGAGLTQGGFYKQFASKDDLAALASRRALESATRRWSDAAADTSDPLESIISFYLSKDHSGEKAEGCPLVALGSDAARQTAEVRRPFEDGIRAHFEVLEQLIGEGDDRARSGKAMAILSMMVGAVTLSRIIEDELLSTSVLDAAASEVRRIAGRDRSD, encoded by the coding sequence ATGAGAGTGAGCCGCGTACAGGCAGAGGAAAACCGCGAGAGGGTGATAAACGTCGCCAGCCGGTTGTTTCGAGAGCATGGGTTCGACGGTATCGGCCTGAAAGACCTGATGAAGGGTGCAGGCCTCACCCAGGGTGGATTCTACAAACAGTTCGCATCGAAAGACGATCTTGCGGCGCTCGCATCACGGCGTGCTCTCGAGAGCGCCACGAGAAGGTGGTCTGATGCCGCAGCAGACACGTCAGATCCCCTGGAATCGATCATCAGCTTCTACCTCTCCAAAGATCATAGCGGCGAGAAGGCAGAAGGATGCCCGCTTGTTGCTCTCGGCTCCGACGCGGCGCGTCAAACCGCCGAAGTTCGGCGCCCGTTTGAAGATGGTATCCGGGCGCATTTCGAGGTGCTCGAACAACTCATCGGAGAGGGTGACGATAGAGCTCGAAGCGGAAAAGCCATGGCAATATTGTCCATGATGGTCGGTGCGGTGACGCTGTCGCGGATCATCGAGGATGAACTGCTGTCGACGAGCGTACTCGACGCGGCAGCGAGCGAGGTCCGGCGCATTGCTGGCCGCGATCGCAGCGACTAA
- a CDS encoding type II toxin-antitoxin system VapB family antitoxin, whose product MRSTISLDDKLMERAKSLTGTKETAALVRQALETLVRVESGKRLIALGGTMPEAEVAPRRRSEVSM is encoded by the coding sequence ATGCGATCGACTATCAGTCTTGACGACAAGCTCATGGAACGTGCCAAGTCTCTTACAGGCACGAAGGAAACGGCGGCGCTGGTGCGTCAAGCACTCGAGACTTTGGTACGAGTCGAATCCGGCAAACGGCTGATTGCTCTTGGCGGTACTATGCCCGAGGCCGAAGTAGCGCCTCGCCGCCGGAGCGAAGTGAGCATGTGA